The proteins below are encoded in one region of Apium graveolens cultivar Ventura chromosome 4, ASM990537v1, whole genome shotgun sequence:
- the LOC141716783 gene encoding uncharacterized protein LOC141716783, which yields MPLKSFIHLLAILLVSTLVLSKIEEPLESGIISKVPPKSPLQSPISPVPVNIPPPVAAPVKVPPHVAPVPIKVPPPQAPSPVKAPPPPQAPVPVKVSPPPPPFLKPPVKAPPVSSPPPYAPPPPPTNTKECYPPCLVRCKLHSRKNVCLRACVTCCDRCKCVPPGQFGNKEKCGNCYVNMTTHGGKSKCP from the exons ATGCCACTCAAATCTTTCATCCATCTTTTGGCCATTCTACTTGTTTCAACATTG GTTTTATCAAAAATTGAAGAACCCTTGGAG AGTGGCATTATTAGCAAAGTACCACCAAAGAGTCCCTTGCAGTCACCTATTTCTCCTGTTCCTGTCAACATACCACCTCCAGTGGCTGCACCAGTCAAAGTACCACCTCATGTAGCTCCTGTTCCCATCAAAGTACCACCACCTCAAGCACCTTCCCCTGTCAAGGCTCCACCACCGCCACAAGCACCTGTCCCAGTCAAGGTGTCACCACCACCACCTCCATTTTTAAAGCCACCGGTTAAAGCTCCTCCAGTTTCATCACCACCTCCCTATGCACCTCCTCCCCCACCAACAAACACTAAAG AATGTTACCCTCCATGTTTGGTAAGGTGCAAGTTACATTCAAGGAAGAATGTGTGCCTAAGAGCTTGTGTTACATGCTGTGACAGATGCAAATGTGTTCCTCCAGGACAATTTGGTAACAAAGAGAAGTGTGGCAATTGCTATGTTAATATGACCACTCACGGTGGCAAGAGCAAGTGCCCTTAA
- the LOC141718088 gene encoding ferredoxin-thioredoxin reductase catalytic chain, chloroplastic yields the protein MRALQASTSYSTTICFGPPSLAKSSPRNQHHRHLISAKGEPTEKSVDIMRKFSEQYARRSGTYFCVDKSVTSVVIKGLADHKDTLGAPLCPCRHYDDKAAEAVQGFWNCPCVPMRERKECHCMLFLTSDNDFAGQDQAITLEEIKETTAGM from the exons ATGAGAGCTTTACAAGCATCCACCTCTTACAGCACCACCATTTGCTTCGGACCTCCCTCTCTCGCCAAGTCCTCTCCTCGTAATCAGCATCACCGCCACCTCATTTCTGCTAAAG GCGAGCCTACTGAGAAGTCTGTTGATATTATGAGGAAGTTTTCCGAACAGTATGCTCGTAGGTCCGGGACTTATTTCTGTGTCGACAAGAGTGTCACTTCTGTTGTCATCAAG GGCTTGGCAGATCATAAAGATACATTGGGTGCACCACTTTGCCCTTGCAG GCACTATGATGACAAGGCTGCAGAGGCCGTGCAAGGTTTTTGGAATTGTCCTTGTGTTCCAATGAGAGAGAG GAAGGAGTGCCATTGCATGCTTTTTCTCACCTCTGACAATGATTTTGCTGGTCAGGATCAG GCCATTACCTTGGAAGAAATCAAAGAAACAACAGCAGGCATGTAG